The proteins below are encoded in one region of Drosophila santomea strain STO CAGO 1482 chromosome 3R, Prin_Dsan_1.1, whole genome shotgun sequence:
- the LOC120451176 gene encoding protein hugin: protein MCGPSYCTLLLIAASCYILVCSHAKSLQGTSKLDLGNHISVGSARGSSSPASAALSEARQKRAMGDYKELTDIIDELEENSLAQKASATMQVAAMPPQGQEFDLDSMPPLTYYLLLQKLRQLQSNGEPAYRVRTPRLGRSIDSWRLLDAEGATGMAGGEEAIGGQFMQRMVKKSVPFKPRLGKRAQVCGGD from the exons ATGTGTGGTCCTAGTTATTGCACACTGCTGCTAATCGCGGCTTCCTGCTACATCCTTGTTTGCAGTCATGCGAAGTCCTTGCAG GGCACGAGCAAACTGGATTTGGGAAATCACATCAGCGTCGGCTCTGCCAGAGGATCATCATCACCAGCTTCTGCAGCGTTGAGCGAGGCACGCCAAAAGCGCGCCATGGGCGACTACAAAGAGCTGACTGACATCATTGACGAGCTGGAGGAGAATAGCCTGGCCCAGAAGGCCAGTGCCACCATGCAGGTGGCTGCCATGCCGCCACAGGGCCAGGAATTTGATTTGGACAGCATGCCGCCACTGACCTATTACCTGCTGCTCCAAAAGCTGCGACAGC TGCAGAGTAATGGGGAGCCCGCTTATCGCGTGCGGACGCCACGCCTTGGCCGTAGCATTGACTCCTGGCGACTCCTGGACGCCGAGGGGGCGACGGGAATGGCGGGCGGCGAGGAGGCCATCGGCGGGCAGTTCATGCAGCGCATGGTTAAGAAATCGGTGCCGTTCAAGCCACGCCTGGGCAAACGTGCTCAAGTGTGCGGTGGCGATTGA